A stretch of Plectropomus leopardus isolate mb chromosome 24, YSFRI_Pleo_2.0, whole genome shotgun sequence DNA encodes these proteins:
- the gca gene encoding grancalcin, with protein sequence MAYPGYGGYGGPMPGMPGQGMPPQGMPGGPMGAPMGGPMGAPMGGHMGGPMHGQMGGPMGGAPPHAAYGGGYPVSFGAPAPAANDPMWGYFTAIAGQDGEVDAEELQRCLTQSGFSGSYTPFSLETCRIMIAMLDRDFTGKMGFNEFKELFTALNGWKQNFMVFDQDRSGTVEPHEMTQAIGTMGYRVSPQVLNIIMKRYSKGGRIYFDDYVACCVKLRALTENFKRRDTMQQGSVNFQYDDFIQCTMAI encoded by the exons TATGGGGGTCCAATGCCAGGAATGCCAGGTCAGGGGATGCCTCCCCAAGGAATGCCAGGTGGGCCCATGGGAGCACCAATGGGAGGGCCAATGGGAGCCCCTATGGGGGGCCATATGGGGGGGCCCATGCATGGGCAAATGGGCGGACCCATGGGGGGCGCACCACCACATGCCGCCTATGGAGGAGGCTATCCCGTCTCGTTCGGCGCCCCGGCCCCAGCCGCCAACGATCCAATGTGGGGTTACTTCACCGCCATCGCAGGACAG GACGGCGAGGTCGatgcagaggagctgcagaggtgTCTGACCCAGTCTGGTTTCTCCGGCAGCTACACAC CGTTCAGCCTGGAGACATGCAGGATCATGATCGCAATGCTCGAT AGGGACTTCACAGGCAAGATGGGCTTCAATGAGTTCAAGGAGCTGTTCACCGCTCTCAACGGCTGGAAGCAGAACTTCATGGTGTTTGACCAGGACAGGAGTGGAACCGTCGAACCTCACGAGATGACTCAGGCAATCGGCACTATGG GCTACCGCGTCAGTCCTCAGGTTCTGAACATAATCATGAAGCGCTACAGCAAAGGAGGGAGAATCTACTTCGATGACTACGTGGCCTGCTGTGTCAAACTGCGAGCTCTCACGG AGAACTTCAAACGGAGAGATACCATGCAACAGGGATCAGTCAACTTCCAGTATGACGAT TTTATCCAGTGCACGATGGCCATCTGA
- the LOC121963028 gene encoding cordon-bleu protein-like 1, which translates to MDEQANPLERDHSLSVVLPGGLEKSATVHGSKPVMDLLVTLCASYHLNPSDYTVEVLSPNKNNINFKPNSPIGSLEAEKIVLKPKGTEEKIKRPYMPEASVRLLINYNKSHKAVVRVNPRVPLEILLPVVCDKCEFQVETTILLRDSESREPLDLTKTLNEHGLREVFAKDTAGKKPSEHHPKTPEAAVTPTEVISPPPLQDLPKKEKKQKENSGFLSLFRRRKKKAKTEGTRSAPTSPGLNKEVRVSVNAQGVSSSNTLPTDVPKKRRAPQPPMGASQSVPNNIGTCHVRGSQRSAESTLRSTKRRAPPPPCANNHQELQADAEVKGTVNSLNTVEELRESGESDSVNLSLSSSSSSLPSYPRPSSSRPSFAHLHDVADPYLPSFRGKDLSDARSALAKILTSSVSKRTLVKRLSNSATFPKLHQGSSFMCMTQRSSENEVFGAKLEPVVTSSLPTENEWEDPAQRRGMTTFKVVPSKKQKSHGPEVTTVEDNPESEAPFEIRRNPTETEKNPCSPERTETETPPQSPEPSSHEIQASYRPASPPPPLVLDNQESLGSPISDVGDNAEKHLEDDEPEDGTEETPAAPSPCSDRELRSEQQIDLKDQLECQSPSGQSVSTDVEHCGSSTDAREVEEEVIQEEDNDKNEVEEDTVQKEDEAEEEVVQEENEVYKEVVEEVAQEGDDIVEEVAEDIVLKEDEVEEEAERDLVQEEDNSEKDAEEDMVQEEDEDVDFFPPPPPPVFFDTEVTEEDERENTRASSLPSSLPQSPTSNGGTCAFSEDHEHEPSSASPNQSAAAPEPLDRMSSAPSRFAQAVALAVQRSRLQSQRKSLGPQAPSGPQSTLPSPPKSTYQYGA; encoded by the exons ATGGATGAGCAGGCGAATCCGTTGGAGAGAGACCATTCTCTGTCTGTGGTTCTGCCAGGCGGGCTGGAGAAGAGCGCCACAGTGCATGGAAG CAAACCAGTGATGGACTTACTGGTGACCCTTTGTGCAAGTTACCACCTGAATCCGTCCGACTACACTGTCGAGGTTCTCTCGCCCAACAAGAACAACATCAACTTCAAGCCAAACTCTCCTATCGGCTCACTGGAAGCAGAGAAGATTGTGCTGAAGCCCAAAGGGACGGAGGAAAAGATCAAGAGGCCGTACATGcctgag GCATCTGTGCGTCTGCTGATTAACTACAATAAGTCCCATAAGGCCGTGGTGCGAGTGAATCCCAGAGTACCCCTCGAGATTCTGCTGCCAGTGGTGTGTGACAAGTGTGAGTTTCAAGTGGAAACCACCATCTTACTGAGAGACTCTGAGTCCAGAGAGCCGCTGGACCTGACCAAAACCTTAAACGAACACGGACTGAGGGAAGTGTTCGCCAAAGACACAGCTGGTAAGAAGCCTAGTGAACACCACCCCAAAACACCTGAAGCAG CTGTCACGCCAACAGAGGTCATCTCACCACCTCCACTACAAG ACCTGccaaagaaggagaagaaacaGAAGGAGAACTCAGGATTTCTCAGCTTATTCagaagaaggaagaaaaaagctaaaacg GAAGGGACAAGGAGCGCCCCAACTTCTCCTGGTCTCAACAAAGAAGTGAGAGTCAGTGTTAATGCGCAGGGTGTTTCCTCTTCTAACACCCTGCCGACAGACGTGCCCAAAAAGAGACGAGCCCCTCAACCACCCATGGGTGCGTCACAGAGCGTCCCAAACAACATCGGCACCTGTCATGTAAGAGGATCACAG AGGTCTGCAGAATCCACCTTAAGGAGCACCAAGAGGAGAGCCCCACCTCCGCCCTGTGCGAACAACCACCAGGAGCTGCAGGCGGACGCAGAGGTTAAAG GGACTGTAAACTCCCTGAATACTGTAGAGGAGCTGAGAGAAAGCGGAGAGTCCGACTCTGTAAACCTATCACTgtcctcatcttcatcatcactcCCATCATATCCACGGCCATCCTCCTCCCGTCCATCCTTTGCTCATCTCCACGATGTGGCTGATCCCTATCTGCCTTCATTTCGAGGAAAAGACTTATCCGACGCCCGCAGCGCTCTTGCCAAAATCCTGACATCCTCTGTTTCCAAAAGAACACTCGTCAAGCGTTTGAGTAACTCTGCCACCTTCCCGAAATTACACCAGGGCTCCTCCTTTATGTGCATGACTCAGAGGAGTTCAGAAAATGAGGTTTTCGGTGCAAAACTTGAACCTGTTGTGACGTCCAGCCTCCCCACTGAGAATGAGTGGGAGGATCCCGCACAGAGGAGGGGAATGACCACATTCAAAGTGGTtccatcaaaaaaacaaaagtcccaCGGTCCAGAAGTCACTACAGTAGAAGATAATCCTGAGAGTGAAGCTCCTTTTGAGATCAGGAGAAATCCAACTGAGACTGAGAAGAACCCGTGTTCTCCTGAGCGAACTGAGACTGAAACACCTCCGCAGAGTCCAGAACCTTCTTCTCACGAGATTCAGGCATCTTACAGGCCagcttctcctccacctccactcGTTTTAGACAACCAGGAAAGTCTAGGCTCGCCTATTTCTGATGTTGGGGACAATGCTGAAAAGCATCTGGAAGATGATGAACCTGAAGACGGCACTGAGGAGACACCAGCTGCACCGTCACCCTGCAGCGACAGAGAACTTCGCAGCGAACAACAGATCGACTTAAAGGATCAGCTGGAGTGTCAAAGCCCCAGTGGACAGTCCGTGAGTACAGATGTGGAGCATTGTGGTTCATCCACTGACGCAAGGGAAGTTGAAGAGGAAGTGATCCAAGAGGAGGACAACGATAAGAATGAAGTTGAGGAGGACACGGTCCAAAAAGAGGATGAAGCTGAGGAGGAAGTGGTCCAAGAAGAGAATGAAGTTTATAAGGAAGTTGTGGAGGAAGTTGCCCAAGAAGGGGATGACATTGTGGAGGAAGTTGCAGAAGACATTGTCCTAAAAGAGGATGAAGTTGAGGAGGAAGCTGAGAGGGATTTGGTCCAAGAAGAGGATAATAGTGAGAAGGATGCTGAGGAGGACATGGTCCAAGAAGAGGATGAAGATGTTGACTttttccctccacctcctccacctgtcTTCTTTGACACAGAGGTCACGGAGGAGGACGAGAGAGAGAATACCAGAGCTTCATCTCTGCCATCGTCTCTGCCGCAGAGTCCGACCTCCAATGGGGGAACTTGTGCATTCAGTGAGGACCATGAACATGAGCCCAGTTCAGCCTCACCCAACCAGTCTGCAGCTGCACCAGAACCTCTGGACAGGATGAGCTCAGCCCCATCCAGGTTTGCACAGGCAGTGGCGTTGGCAGTGCAGAGGTCCCGTCTCCAGAGTCAGAGGAAAAGTTTAGGCCCTCAGGCTCCCAGCGGTCCACAGAGCACACTTCCCTCACCGCCAAAGTCCACATACCAGTACG GTGCCTGA